TGATGTTGTTCGATACTTCGGCCAGACGGTAAACGTTGGCTTCGCGGGCACGATAGTCGCCACCTTTGATGGTGTCGTAGAATAAACGATATACCGAGTCTCCGTCGTTTTGATAGTTTTTGGCGGCATTGATACCTCCCTGAGCGGCGATAGAGTGGGCGCGACGAGGTGAATCTTGAATGCAGAAGTTCAATACATTGAAACCCAACTCGCCGAGAGTGGCGGCAGCAGAGCCACCGGCAAGCCCCGTACCTACGACGATAATGTCAAGACGGCGTTTGTTGGCCGGGTTCACCAATTTTTGGTGAGCTTTATAATTGGTCCACTTTTCGGCCAATGGGCCTTCGGGTATTTTAGAATCTATGGTAGACATAACAATTGTTTTTCTGTGAATAAATAGTTTGGTTTATTAAAGGGTGCAAGTTCCGCAACCGGTCAGGCTCATCACATAGAAAGAGATGGCAACGGCGGCAAAGCCCAAGCAGATGATTGTTGCGAAAATGTTGGAGATACATTTCCAACGATTGAACCATACGTGGTTGTTGATACCGATGGTTTGCATGGCACTCCAAAATCCATGAGTGAGATGGAACCACAAAGCAACGAACCAAATGAGATAAATAACTACATAGATCGGGCAACCGAATGTTTCGCGGATCAAGGCGATTCCGTCGTGAGGATTTACTTCGGGCAAATGACCGACGATTTCGTTGAGCTGCATTTTGTACCAAAAGTTGAAGAGGTGCAAAACCAATCCCAACAAAACGATGATACCCAAAACGAGCATGTTTTGAGATGCCCATTCTACGGTTTGCGGGCGAGTGTTCACCAAATAACGGTCGTTACCGCGCGCCTTCCGGTTTTGCAAGGTCAACCAAAATGCGTAGACAATGTGAAGAACGGCTCCGGCAGCGAGAATGACAGTTCCTGCCAAAGCATACCAGTTGGCTCCCAAAAATTGGCAAACGGCATTGTAGCCGGCAGGGCTGATTAACGCCACTAAGTTCATACACATGTGAAACGTTAGAAATAGGACGAGAAAGAGTCCGGTAATACTCATGACTACTTTTCGTCCTATGGACGAGTTACTTAACCACATAGGATTTGAATTTAAGTTATTATTTGTTGTAAATGAAATTTATGCAAATTTACACCATGCAAAATTAAATGAAGTATGCGGAATAAACAAGCTAATAAGGAAATATTTCTTTAATGTATAGTCTGTTGCCGGGGAAGTTCCCGAATGCTTAAAGAAAGTAAATCGTGTGTTTTTTCTTAAAATATATCTATCTTTGCAATAAGCGCGAAAATAGGCTACACTCGGCTTGATCGGACAAACTCGCCGTTGTTTTCGTTTTGCGTCGTTTTTTTACAATTATCAATAAAAATAAATATGAAGAACAGTAATTTTTTCTTATTGGCCGTTACGGCTGCAACGGTTGTGTCTTGTGGTACGCATCCGTCTTCTTACACGATTAACGGAACGGTTTCCGATACAACGTTGAACGGAAATAAAGTTTATTTGACCGATATGGCATCCCGTAATGTATTGGATAGCGCGGTGATTGCCAATGGTAAGTTTACATTTACCGGTAAAGCGGATACCGCATTGATTTGCCAGATACAATCACGTCCGTATCGTATGGAGTTGGTTCTTGAAAACGGCGATATCGCTGTTGAAATGGGAGAGACCGATAAACGTTTGG
The sequence above is drawn from the Barnesiella intestinihominis YIT 11860 genome and encodes:
- a CDS encoding succinate dehydrogenase/fumarate reductase cytochrome b subunit — protein: MWLSNSSIGRKVVMSITGLFLVLFLTFHMCMNLVALISPAGYNAVCQFLGANWYALAGTVILAAGAVLHIVYAFWLTLQNRKARGNDRYLVNTRPQTVEWASQNMLVLGIIVLLGLVLHLFNFWYKMQLNEIVGHLPEVNPHDGIALIRETFGCPIYVVIYLIWFVALWFHLTHGFWSAMQTIGINNHVWFNRWKCISNIFATIICLGFAAVAISFYVMSLTGCGTCTL